One genomic region from Candidatus Mesenet endosymbiont of Agriotes lineatus encodes:
- a CDS encoding lysophospholipid acyltransferase family protein — protein sequence MNLIRNISFNLFLVVWAALYTIVAMPILLMPLPVIIVFSSFAVKIVLLMLKLICGITYEVRGKENIPDGSFVVASKHQSPLETFILMVLFKRTIFILKKELLWLPFIGLHFFALKMIFIDRKGGSSVIHNMTKTTKLRLKEGRTVVIFPEGTRVAIGQKREYKSGIAFLYSSLSIPVLPIALNTGLFWPRNIISLQRSCGKVIVEILPPIYPGLTKKDFLTLLQNSIEERSILLT from the coding sequence ATGAACTTAATTAGAAATATCAGTTTTAACTTATTTCTAGTTGTTTGGGCAGCTTTATATACTATAGTTGCCATGCCTATACTTCTTATGCCATTGCCAGTTATTATTGTATTTTCTTCATTTGCTGTGAAAATTGTACTTTTGATGCTGAAATTGATTTGTGGTATTACCTATGAAGTTAGAGGGAAAGAAAATATTCCAGATGGATCTTTTGTAGTTGCATCTAAACATCAATCTCCTTTAGAAACGTTTATTTTGATGGTTTTGTTCAAACGGACGATTTTTATCCTAAAAAAAGAGTTACTTTGGTTGCCTTTTATTGGACTACATTTCTTTGCACTAAAGATGATATTCATTGATCGCAAGGGTGGCAGCAGTGTTATACATAATATGACTAAAACCACAAAACTTCGTTTAAAAGAAGGAAGAACTGTAGTGATATTTCCAGAAGGAACTAGAGTAGCAATTGGTCAAAAAAGAGAATATAAATCTGGTATTGCGTTTCTATATTCAAGTTTATCCATACCGGTTTTACCTATTGCACTAAATACAGGGCTATTTTGGCCAAGAAATATAATATCCCTACAAAGAAGTTGTGGGAAAGTTATAGTGGAAATATTGCCACCTATATATCCTGGGCTTACTAAGAAGGATTTTCTTACTTTATTACAAAACTCCATTGAAGAAAGAAGTATATTATTGACTTAA
- a CDS encoding tyrosine recombinase, with amino-acid sequence MKDKFYLESFLEALVAEKYVTQNTLDAYKLDLLGLIDFLSARNISLIQASTENLRIYIGFLRKQGYKVSSVQRKTSSIKHFYRFLLSDEVINYNPTIKLSVPKSYRPLPKYLSINEVDKILTTASNYNIRLNAIVNALYSSGMRISELISIKLDESLAAISSGEKCSYIIIKGKGEKERLVLLNEAAINSINEYLTIRAKFITNNQESKWLFPGDKFDNPITRQRVGQLLKDLARKCGIDEKKVSPHVIRHSFATHLLNNGADIIFIQKMLGHSSISTTQIYTHVANEKLKNILLKSHPLAKEKLT; translated from the coding sequence GTGAAAGATAAATTTTATTTAGAGTCTTTTTTAGAGGCATTAGTTGCGGAAAAATACGTAACACAAAACACGTTAGATGCTTATAAGCTGGATTTGCTGGGATTAATTGATTTCTTATCCGCAAGAAATATTAGTTTAATACAAGCAAGTACAGAAAACCTGCGTATCTACATTGGTTTTCTACGCAAACAGGGTTATAAAGTTAGCTCAGTACAGAGAAAAACATCATCTATTAAACATTTTTATCGTTTTTTACTCAGTGATGAAGTAATAAATTATAATCCAACAATTAAGCTTAGCGTACCTAAATCATATCGGCCATTACCGAAGTATTTAAGCATAAATGAAGTAGATAAAATACTCACCACAGCTTCAAATTATAACATAAGACTAAACGCAATTGTTAACGCTCTTTATTCTTCTGGTATGAGGATTTCTGAACTTATAAGCATTAAACTTGATGAGAGCTTGGCTGCAATCAGTAGTGGTGAGAAATGTAGCTACATTATAATAAAAGGAAAAGGAGAGAAAGAAAGATTGGTTTTATTGAATGAGGCAGCAATTAATAGCATTAATGAATACCTAACCATTCGAGCAAAATTTATCACAAATAATCAAGAATCAAAGTGGTTATTTCCCGGAGATAAGTTTGACAATCCAATCACCAGACAACGCGTAGGCCAGTTACTTAAGGACTTAGCAAGAAAATGTGGTATAGATGAGAAAAAAGTCTCCCCACACGTTATTAGGCATTCCTTTGCCACTCACCTGCTTAATAACGGTGCTGATATTATTTTTATTCAAAAAATGCTTGGGCACAGCAGCATATCTACTACACAGATATACACTCACGTTGCCAATGAAAAACTTAAAAATATCTTACTTAAGTCACATCCACTGGCTAAAGAGAAACTAACATAA
- a CDS encoding CinA family protein, producing the protein MIDQDTLNKALECYKKIKESNFKIAIAESCSGGLLSFLFTTISGASEVLDCAFVTYSNISKSKILGVQEETLRHYGAVSKEVANEMARGALFRSDANIAVAITGIAGPGGGSSCRPVGLVYISCILSEIDTDCKEYHFSYNNRNKIQVAAADAALDFILDRIKNA; encoded by the coding sequence ATGATTGATCAAGATACACTCAATAAAGCTTTGGAATGTTACAAAAAAATTAAAGAAAGTAACTTTAAGATTGCTATTGCTGAGTCTTGTAGTGGTGGTCTTTTATCTTTTTTGTTTACCACTATTTCTGGGGCATCAGAAGTATTAGATTGTGCATTTGTAACCTACTCCAATATTTCTAAAAGCAAGATTTTAGGTGTGCAGGAAGAAACATTAAGGCATTATGGTGCTGTTAGCAAGGAAGTAGCAAATGAAATGGCGCGTGGAGCTTTATTTAGATCAGATGCTAATATTGCAGTTGCAATTACTGGAATTGCAGGTCCTGGTGGAGGGTCAAGCTGTAGACCTGTAGGTTTAGTATATATAAGTTGTATACTCTCTGAAATTGATACTGATTGCAAAGAATATCACTTTAGTTACAATAATCGCAACAAAATACAGGTTGCAGCTGCAGATGCCGCTTTAGACTTTATCTTAGATAGAATTAAAAATGCCTAA
- the gltX gene encoding glutamate--tRNA ligase, whose amino-acid sequence MPKIVTRFAPSSTGFLHIGGARTALFNWLYAKCNNGQFLLRIEDTDKKRSTKEAIDAIIKGLSWLDVDYDGEVVFQSQRINRHVETANYLVEIGKAYYCFCPLDGAKERELKTKGAPYRHRCTNNLPPNNTPVIRFKIPLDGKITFYDDVYGAMKIDNAQLDDIVILRSDKTPTYIFAVVIDDHDMGITQIIRGSDHLTNTFKQLLIYQAFGFDPPNFAHVPLIHDENGHKLSKRHNALSVVEYEKMGILPKAMRNYLLKLGWSHNNDEIISDEQAAKIFNLQGIGRSPACLDLKKLKHLNSYYINNANNERLLNMLIPILEKEVRDKITERHKNYLLQGLTELKKRADSLIDLAKSALFYIESPPIITDKHAYEIIKSNLDSIGLLASFLLKVTDQDWNRDTICTKIKEFSNLYNMQISEVYKVLRASIVGTINSPSIIDIMVILNKDECLFRLKSILK is encoded by the coding sequence ATGCCTAAAATTGTAACACGCTTTGCTCCTTCCTCAACAGGTTTTTTACATATTGGAGGGGCACGTACTGCCTTGTTTAACTGGCTATATGCAAAGTGCAATAATGGTCAATTTCTATTGAGAATAGAAGATACTGATAAAAAAAGATCAACCAAAGAAGCAATAGATGCAATAATTAAAGGACTTTCTTGGCTTGATGTAGATTATGATGGAGAAGTTGTATTTCAATCTCAAAGAATAAATAGACACGTGGAGACAGCTAACTATTTAGTTGAAATTGGTAAGGCTTATTATTGCTTTTGTCCCCTAGACGGAGCTAAAGAACGAGAATTAAAAACGAAGGGTGCACCTTATAGACATAGATGCACAAATAACTTACCGCCCAATAACACTCCGGTAATACGCTTTAAAATTCCATTAGATGGGAAAATTACTTTTTATGATGATGTGTATGGTGCGATGAAAATTGATAATGCACAACTTGATGATATAGTCATTCTACGCTCAGATAAGACACCAACCTATATTTTTGCTGTTGTTATTGATGATCATGATATGGGGATTACGCAAATAATTAGGGGTTCTGACCACTTAACTAATACTTTCAAACAATTACTAATATACCAAGCATTTGGCTTTGATCCTCCAAATTTTGCACACGTACCACTCATTCATGATGAAAACGGTCACAAATTATCTAAAAGGCACAATGCTTTAAGTGTAGTTGAATATGAGAAAATGGGTATATTACCTAAAGCTATGCGTAATTATCTTTTAAAGCTTGGTTGGAGCCATAATAATGATGAGATTATAAGTGATGAACAAGCAGCTAAGATATTTAATTTGCAGGGCATAGGACGTTCACCTGCATGTTTGGATTTAAAAAAACTTAAGCATCTAAACAGTTATTATATTAATAATGCAAATAATGAGCGACTTCTCAACATGCTTATTCCTATTTTAGAAAAAGAAGTTAGGGATAAAATAACTGAAAGACACAAAAATTACTTATTACAGGGGCTTACGGAACTAAAAAAAAGAGCTGATTCTTTAATTGATTTAGCTAAATCAGCTCTTTTTTATATTGAAAGTCCTCCAATTATTACTGATAAACATGCATATGAAATTATAAAATCTAACCTTGACAGTATTGGCTTATTAGCATCTTTCTTGTTAAAAGTTACCGATCAAGATTGGAACAGGGATACCATTTGCACTAAAATTAAGGAGTTCTCAAACTTATATAATATGCAAATAAGTGAGGTTTACAAGGTTTTGCGTGCTTCAATTGTAGGAACGATAAATTCACCAAGTATTATTGATATAATGGTAATACTTAATAAAGATGAGTGTCTTTTCAGATTGAAATCAATATTAAAATAG
- the rpsT gene encoding 30S ribosomal protein S20 has protein sequence MANTASAKKMIRKIEKRTLINNIRKNKTRTTVRKVMDAISAENYESAMLAFKGAMSNLHKCVTKGVMHKNAAARKISRLNSKIHKLFKSTNSQVNLVEKS, from the coding sequence ATGGCAAATACTGCAAGCGCTAAAAAGATGATAAGGAAAATAGAAAAACGTACTTTAATTAATAACATACGTAAAAACAAAACACGTACTACTGTCAGAAAAGTAATGGATGCAATAAGTGCAGAAAATTATGAAAGTGCAATGTTGGCATTTAAAGGCGCTATGTCTAATTTACACAAATGCGTCACTAAGGGTGTGATGCATAAAAACGCAGCTGCACGTAAAATAAGTCGTTTGAATTCAAAAATACATAAATTATTTAAAAGCACAAACTCACAAGTCAATTTAGTAGAAAAAAGCTAA
- a CDS encoding AAA family ATPase, giving the protein MISKNLEFSLHRALTITYDLKHQYAKLEHLLLALTEDIDVKKILYKCNVEVSELRNNIVNFLQHEDKMVVEYDLATIKPDFAFQRVIHRAIIHAHGLGRKEVDGTNVLVEVFSECHLLRANFLREYNLDPSDIINTASSILHCNEEFGVDYFDQKQSATEDDVLLKDDESLQAYCVNLNHQAKDKKIDSVIGRIYELNRTIEILLRRRKNNPIYVGDPGVGKTAIVEGLVLKIIKGDIPDPLRFSTVYSLDIGCLLAGTRYRGDFEERVKSVIKAIEVRPNAILFIDEIHTIIGAGSTSGGFLDASNLLKPALARGTLRCIGATTYKEYNNSFEKDRAFARRFQKIDVKESPILETIKILHGIKPHYEDYHGVYYTNQAIKLAAELSSRYISDKVLPDKAVDVIDEAGAYCKLLNTRRRTVTAKDIESVITRISGVPCNQLTFNDQKKIKSLEKKLKNLVFGQDEAINCLINSIKIAKSGLGNENKPLASYLFAGPTGVGKTELAKQLAENTGMKFIRFDMSEYMEPHTVSRIIGSPPGYVGYDNGGLLTDAVAKNQHSVLLLDEIEKAHHSIYNILLQMMDYGCVTDTYGRKVNFCNVILIMTTNAGTFELSKNSIGFDRDKNFNVDFSKKAMERVFTPEFRNRLDATISFSHLKPEIITCIIDKFISQLKVQLMKKRIKCEVDDEVRHYLARIGYNAELGARPIERVITKEIKEQIADKMLSGRLSKGKKLNIIMNDKQNSIAFKISD; this is encoded by the coding sequence GTGATATCTAAAAATCTCGAATTTAGTTTACATAGAGCATTAACTATTACTTATGATTTAAAACATCAGTACGCTAAACTTGAACATTTGCTACTTGCTCTTACAGAAGACATAGATGTTAAGAAAATCTTATATAAGTGTAACGTTGAAGTAAGTGAACTAAGGAACAATATTGTAAATTTTCTACAGCATGAAGACAAAATGGTAGTTGAATATGACTTAGCTACTATTAAACCTGATTTTGCATTTCAACGTGTAATACATAGGGCTATTATACATGCCCATGGTTTAGGAAGAAAAGAAGTTGATGGTACTAATGTGCTTGTTGAAGTGTTTTCTGAGTGCCACTTGTTAAGAGCAAATTTTCTACGTGAGTACAATTTAGACCCAAGTGATATTATTAATACCGCATCTAGTATATTACATTGTAATGAAGAGTTTGGTGTAGATTATTTTGATCAAAAACAATCTGCTACTGAAGATGATGTGCTACTTAAAGATGACGAAAGCCTGCAGGCCTATTGTGTTAATCTGAATCACCAGGCAAAAGATAAAAAAATAGATAGTGTAATTGGGCGTATATATGAGCTTAATAGAACTATTGAAATTTTGCTAAGACGTAGAAAAAATAATCCTATATACGTGGGTGATCCGGGTGTTGGGAAAACCGCTATTGTTGAGGGCTTAGTTTTAAAAATAATTAAAGGTGATATTCCAGATCCTCTGAGATTTAGTACAGTGTATTCTCTTGATATAGGATGTTTGCTTGCAGGAACACGCTATCGTGGAGATTTTGAAGAACGTGTTAAGTCTGTAATAAAAGCGATTGAAGTAAGGCCAAATGCTATACTTTTTATTGATGAGATACATACAATAATTGGCGCTGGTTCAACAAGTGGTGGATTTCTCGATGCTAGTAATTTACTTAAACCAGCGTTAGCTCGCGGTACACTGCGCTGTATAGGAGCAACTACTTATAAAGAATATAATAATAGTTTTGAGAAGGATCGAGCATTTGCCAGGAGATTTCAAAAAATAGATGTTAAAGAATCTCCTATCCTAGAAACAATAAAGATATTACACGGCATCAAGCCTCATTATGAGGATTATCATGGTGTATATTACACCAATCAGGCAATAAAGTTAGCTGCTGAGTTATCAAGTAGATATATCTCTGATAAGGTGTTGCCAGATAAAGCTGTGGACGTCATTGATGAAGCTGGTGCATATTGTAAATTACTGAATACTCGGAGAAGGACGGTCACTGCAAAAGACATTGAGAGTGTTATAACAAGGATTTCTGGTGTGCCATGCAACCAATTAACATTTAATGATCAGAAAAAAATTAAGTCCTTAGAAAAAAAATTAAAAAATCTTGTCTTTGGTCAAGATGAGGCAATTAATTGCCTTATTAATTCCATTAAAATAGCAAAATCAGGTCTTGGTAATGAAAACAAACCACTGGCAAGTTATTTGTTTGCTGGACCAACGGGAGTTGGAAAGACTGAGCTTGCTAAACAATTAGCAGAAAATACAGGCATGAAGTTCATACGTTTTGATATGTCTGAATATATGGAACCTCATACTGTATCAAGGATTATAGGGTCTCCACCTGGATATGTAGGATATGATAACGGAGGACTTCTTACCGATGCTGTTGCTAAAAATCAGCATAGCGTGCTACTGCTTGATGAGATAGAAAAAGCTCACCATAGTATTTATAATATACTGCTGCAGATGATGGATTACGGTTGCGTTACTGATACTTATGGACGTAAAGTCAATTTCTGTAATGTAATTTTAATTATGACAACAAATGCTGGAACTTTTGAATTAAGTAAAAACTCTATTGGTTTTGATAGGGATAAAAATTTTAATGTTGATTTTAGTAAGAAAGCTATGGAAAGGGTATTTACTCCTGAGTTTCGTAATCGTTTAGATGCTACTATATCATTCTCTCACTTAAAACCTGAAATTATTACCTGCATAATAGATAAATTTATTTCACAACTTAAGGTTCAACTTATGAAGAAAAGAATTAAATGTGAAGTCGATGATGAAGTAAGGCACTATTTAGCAAGAATTGGCTATAATGCAGAATTAGGAGCTCGTCCAATAGAAAGAGTAATAACCAAGGAAATAAAGGAGCAAATTGCAGATAAAATGTTATCTGGGAGGCTATCAAAAGGAAAAAAATTAAATATTATTATGAATGATAAACAAAATTCTATTGCGTTTAAAATAAGCGATTAA